From the genome of Stanieria cyanosphaera PCC 7437:
TACAGGAAAAGTCAAAGCTGAAGATTTGGTTGAAAAAGCGATCTCCAAAAGAAGGTTAGCACCAGAAACCATAGACGATCGCGGGTACATTAATAGTGTCAATAGACTCATGCAGACATTGGATGAAAACTGATGACACAATTAGCTCGATTCGACCGTGTCTGAGTCCGACCTGTGTATCTAACCTAAACCATTTACGTGTCATCGTGATTTCATATTTACCTGTCAGACTAGAGGGGGATGTTAATTCTTAAGTCTTAATATCCTCACACATTAATAAATAAACTTCAGTGATTTTCTACTAGCTAAAGATTTAAAAAGCTTGGGGAATTTCACTGAGTTTTTTTATGTTTTTTGGCAATACTATTCCAAATGTCATTCTAATTTCATTTTGTTGTGAGATTTTGAAGTAAAGAAACCTCGGTGTAATTCTCATTTTAAAAGTTAAATTGAGAACTGAGTTTTTTGGTGTGATTCAGTGTGAGGAAATAATGGTACAACTATCTTGGTCTAATTTAAGATCGATATCTGCGATTTTTGCAACCGCTTTTTTGTTCGGGCAAAACTCGGCATCAGCACAGATCCAGCCTAATGCTTCGATATCAACTTCAGAACAGAGAAATCCAGCACAAGCTCAACCAGGTAATAATTCTGAGACTCTCATAGAAAATATAAGACAATATAGCAATCTAGAAACGTCGAATACAGAATCGATGTCTCAGGTAACTAACGTCAATCAGTTACGGGATGTATCTCCTACAGACTGGGCTTATGAAGCTTTACGTTCTTTGGTAGATCGCTATGGTTGTATCGCAGGTTTTCCCAACCAGACCTATCGTGGCAGTCAACCATTGACCCGATATGAATTTGCTGCGGGACTAAATTCTTGTTTAAATCAAATAGAGCGATTAATTGCTAGCAACGAGTCAGTATCTCAAGAAGATTTGGAAAGTATGCAAAGACTGGCTCAAGAGTTTGAAGCCGAACTAGCAACTTTAGGGGGGCGAGTTGACGAGATAGAAAGCCGTACTGCGGTTTTAGAAGATAACCAGTTTTCGACGACTACCAAACTAAATGGAACGGTTATTTTTAATGCTGGTGGTGCTTTTGGCAGCGAACTACAGGCAGATAGCGATGTTGCTCTTGAGGATGAGTTTACTCTAAGCTATCGAACGCGATTAAATTTTGATACTAGCTTTATGGGCGAAGATCGTCTAAGAGTTCGGTTACAGGCGGGAAATTTTAATAGCTTTGCCGATGCTACGGGAACTGATATGGCTCGTTTGGCTTTTGATGACAGTAGTGAAAACAGTATAGAAATTAACGATTTGTCCTATCGTTTTCCATTAGGAGATAATATCAGAATATGGTTGGGAGCAAATGGTACTGATTTAAACGATTTCGGCGATATCCATAACCCTTATCTAGAAAGCACAGATACAGGATCTCTTAATCGTTTTTTTAATTACAATCCCTTTATTTTCAGAACGGGAGCTCAGCAGGCTATTGGTGCTAATGTCAAATTCACCGATTCTTTGGGTTTAGATTTAGCATATCTTACTGGAGATGCTGAAGAGCCAAGTGAAACCAATGGACTATTCAACGGAGACTATACGGCTATCGGTCAGCTAAATTGGAAACCAATCGAATCACTTTCTCTCGGTTTGGCTGGAGGTTATTCCTATTATCCTGGTGATGACGTTAACCTCTCTGGTAGCACTGGTAGTTCTATTGCCAGACAACCCTTTGGTGAAATTCCCACTTCTGCTATACGGGCTGGTGTCCAAGGAAGCTGGGAAATTAATTCTAAGCTTAACCTTGCAGCGTGGGGTGGTTATATTAATGCCGAAGCCAAAGACGATTTTAGGGATGGTGATAATGCCGATCTTTGGAACTGGGTAGCCAGTTTATCTTTACTAGATTTAGGTAAAGAGGGTGCTATTTTTACCGTTGCGGGCGGAATGCCTCCCAAAGCAACTGATGTTGATGGAGGTACGGCAGATCTAGATACATCTTATATCATCGAAGCTCAATATAAATTTCCTCTTTCGGAAAACATTCTGATTACTCCAGGAGCTTATGTAATCCTCAATCCCAATCATAACGAGAATAACGATTCAATCTGGGTCGGAGCAATCCGTACTAATTTTAGTTTCTAATACCTTTTGAGAACGAAGCGAAAATTCTTGAGAAGATATAGAGGATTTCCAGAGGTAAAGCAAAAATCCTTTATATCTTCTTAATTTTGTAGGCTAAAAGGCGAAGCATCGGATGCCGATTCTATCGGGTACAGATTTATTCATAGGTTTATCGCTGCTGAGAGAGCATTAGCACTTTTTGGTAGGAGTTAAGGAGGGGGATGACTGCTAATCAGGAGATAAAGATAGTTCATAAGGGTAACGAAAAGATAGTCATGTTAGGCGATCGTGTTCTGGGCTCGTACTCCCGAACGGATGAAGGGTGTTATGTTGCCAAAGCCTATGGAAGGGAAATGATAACTAACCGAGAGTCAGTAGTCGTCAGGTTCATTAAGCAAGTCTGGAATATTAAGGGAAAATAACTGGTTTAAATAGTACATAAAGAGAAAGTTAATTATCGGTACTGATTACTATTTGTTAAGCAATCCCTTTTTGTCATCCTGATTTCATATTTGGGTGAGATTTTTAAGGAAAGAGCGTTGAATTTAACCCTCTTTATTTTAAAGTCAATAAAAAACTTTTCCAGGTTTCCGATTTTTAGGGGATGAAGTAAGCTCTCTAGTTAAATAAAGAGTCGAGCATCAACATGACTAATGTAATTAAGGTAGATAAATAGAATAAATAATAGAAAAAATAAATTATGTGGAGTATATATCTTAAAAATTCGTATTTATAGCTATTTTTCTAATTTGCTCACAACTTCTTCAAATTTTCTCTTTAATTTGGAATTAGAAACAATACAGTTGGCAGAGATAAAAAGCGTATTTTTCTAATTTAACTAGAAACCAGAGCTTAATCTCACAAGACTGACAAAGTAGTAGGAGAAACAAAAATGAGCATAATACTAGTCAGTAAAACTCTTAAAACTGCGGTTGTGGCTGGTGCGGCTCTACTAATATTGAATCCTAGCCCCTTATGGGCACAAAAACCATCTGAGGAATTAGCTCCAGGTTCTGGAGTCACTCCTTGCGAGATGACACCCAATCAATCTCAGACCAATCGACAGTGCCAACCAGAAATGGCGCAACAGGGTTCAATGATGGGTTCTGGCAGGCATGGAAGTGGTGGTTGGGGACACGGCTCTCAGTACGGCAGAATGTACGACACCAATAGCGTTGAAACCATTAGCGGAGAAGTGGTTAGCGTAGATACTTTTACCCCGATGGGAGGGATGTCTGGTGGCATGAATCTGCGGTTGAAAACGGACGATGAGACAGTTGACGTTCACTTAGGTCCAGCCTGGTATCTTCAAAACCAAGATATCAGTATCGAGCCCAAGGACAGGATCGAAGTGAAAGGCTCAAAAGTCAACTTTAATGGGCAATCCGTTATGATGGCAGCCGAAGTTAAGAAAGGAGATGCAACCTTGATGCTAAGGGATGAAAGTGGCTTTCCCGTTTGGCATGGTTGGAGAGGAAATCAATAAGTTCTCAACTCCAAGCAACCATTTGGAAGAAAGGGAATACAACCTTGAAACTGAAGGATGAAAAAGGTTTTCCCTTTTGGAGTGGTTGGAGAGGCGATCGAGTTAATCGTCGAGATCGAAGCAGGATTGAATCCTTAAGCAAGCAATAACCTTTGACGATTTGTTAAGCTCTCTAGAGCGTTTCATTCTGATGTCATTTTTTTCTGGAAATGTGAATAGTAGATATTCGACCAGAGAGTTAATCGGAGTTTTTTTAATTTTTATTTCAGCGACTAAACTCTCTAATCGACTAGAGAGTTTATCATAATCTTAAGGGAAATGTAAATGAACCTAATCGGTAAAACCTTTAATAGTGCTGCGTTAGCTGTCATGGCATTGCTAATGCTAAATACAAATCCATCTTGGGCGCAAACAACACCGAAAATACCAACAACGCCTGCTGATACGACCTCAGAAATGCCCATGACTCCAGAGCAAATGCGACAACAGCAACAACGAATGATGGGTCAAATGCAAGAGAGAATGGGTCAAATGAATCAAATGATGGCTCAGATGACCCCAGAAGAACTACAACAGCACCATCAACAAATGATGGAACACATGGAGCAGATGATGGGACAGATGGACAAAATGATGGAGTGGAATAGCTCGACAACAGAAGATGATTCTGGGATGTCTGGGAATCCCAACCACCACCCCAGGTAGGGAATAAAGGAGTCAACAACAGTAATTTTTACCGCATTAATCTCAAGTATCTATCCTGGCATTTCTATTAGTGAGAGTCAATTATGAGTGAAACAAGTCGGCTGCAATTGGAAAATATGATGTGTGAATTTTGTGCCGAGACTATTGAACGAGCAGTTCAAAGTCTGCCTGGGGTCAGTAAATGCGAGGTCGATATGGCAACCAAACAAGTCACTATCCAGCACAACTCGGAGCGCGTGAATTTAGAGAGAATTCAGCAAGCTCTAGCTAAAGTGGGATATAAATCACAACCATTAACGTCAACTTTGCCCTAAAGCGAGCTATCGTAACCCATGATCTCCGACAAAACTACTTTGTAGACAATCTAGATAGTTTAGAGTCAAAAAATAGTTAATAATTTACAGTTTGCTATTCATTTTTTTCTTTATGGGAGTTAACAGATGACGACCGAGAAAAACGCTCTGGCGCAAGACCCGATCTGTGGCATGATGGTGCCCAAAGCAACATCACTCAAGTCAGAACGGGGAGGAAAAACTTATTACTTTTGCAGTCCACACTGCCAGCACGCCTTTGAATCAAGAGGCGATCGCACCCACCATCAATCCAATACGGCAAATTCCAGTCGCCACAGACACCGCGAACACGGCTCGATATCTCACCATCATCAGAATGATGGTGGAACTGCTGTCGCAACGGCTCCCAACCAGATGGCAAAAGATCCGATTTGTGGCATGGTAATTCCTAAAGCCACCGCACTCAAGACCGACCGAGGTGGACGCACCTATTACTTTTGTAGCCAAAGTTGTCTGAATACTTTTCTCGATCCAGAACGAGAGTTAAAAACCATGCGTACCCGCGTTACGGTAGCGATGGCTGGGGTACTCATGCTGGCAGTGCTGCGAGCTGCTGCTTTTATTGGATTAGCAGCAGGGGTAACGCTTGTTACCTGGGTTCCGATTCCTTTCCTGCCCTGGTTTACCTGGGGTGTGTGGCTATTTCTGTTAACGACTCCCGTACAGTTCATCGGGGGATGGTCATTCTACGTGGGTGCGTGGAAGGCGTTGCGAAGCCGTTATATCAATATGGATTTCCTGATTGCCCTGGGAACATCAGTTGCTTATTTCTATAGTGTTGCCGTAATTTTTTTCCCCGATGCCTTACCCGTGCGCGTGGAAGAGCGTGATGTGTATTTTGAAGTATCTGCCGTCATCATCGCGTTTGTGCTTCTCGGTAAATACATGGAGGAAATTATCAAGAAAAATTCATCTGCTGCCGTGCGTAAGTTACTAGATTTAAAGCCTGCCACTGCTAGAGTAATTCGAGATGGGGAAGAGATGGAAGTACCTGCCGAGTATGTGATGGTGGGAGAAACAGTGGTGGTGCGTCCAGGGGAAAAAATTCCTACAGACGGAATTGTTATCGAAGGTACGTCATCGGTTGATGAGTCGATGTTGACTGGGGAATCTATTCCGGTAGAAAAAACATCGGGTTCGACAGTAATCGGAGGAACGCTAAACCGCACTGGGCTATTCCGCTTTGAAGCAACTCGTGTCGGCTCGGAAACCGCGCTGGCGCAAATTATCAAAATCGTTGAAGAAGCTCAAGCCAGCACGGCTCAGGTACAGCGACTGGCAGATCGAGTGACGGGCTATTTCGTTCCAGCAGTAGTAGCGATCGCCGTATTGGCTTTGATCGGCTGGTTGCTCGCTGGCAATTTTCCCCAGGCTCTCCTGTCGTTTATCGCAGTGCTGATTATTTCCTGTCCCTGTGCGTTGGGCATTGCTACTCCAGCTGCCTTAATGGTGGGAGTTGGCAAGGGAGCTGAAACGGGCATCTTGATTCGCGGTGGCGAGGTTCTCGAACGTGCCGAAAAACTAACAACGGTTATCTTTGATAAAACGGGAACTCTGACGCGGGGAGAACCGAGCGTTACCGATATTATCGCTCTAGAGCGATATCCAGAAGATGAAGTTTTACGGATAGCAGCTGCGGTTGAGGCGGGGTCGGAACATCCTCTCGGAGAGGCGATCGTGCGGGAAGCGAAACACGAACACATCGATCTTCCGCCCGTTCGCGATTTTGCAGCGATTCCCGGTCATGGGATCGAGGGGACGATTAATGGCGATCGCGTTCTGTTGGGCAACCGCCGTCTGTTTAGAGAACGAGGCTACTCGATTACTTCAGAGATTGAAGAACTACTGAGCGGATTAGAATCCGATGGCAAAACAGCGATGTCGATCGGCTGCAATCAGAAAGTTTTGGGAGCGATCGCGGTGGCAGATACCCTCAAGCCTGAAGCCCAAGAAGCGGTGGCAGCACTGCGACGGGAAAAAGTCAAAGTGGTGCTGCTGACTGGAGATAACCAGCGAACCGCCGAGGCGATCGCCCGTCAAATCGGCATCGAGCGGGTAATTGCTGAAGTTCTGCCAGGTGATAAAGCGCAGGTGGTCAGGGATCTGCAAAATCGACGCGAAGTGGTCGCCATGGTAGGAGATGGGGTCAATGATGCCCCGGCACTAGCAACCGCTGATATCGGGATCGCGATCGGCTCTGGTGCCGATGTAGCAAAAGAAACAGGTGGAATTATTCTGGTCAAGAATGATGTGCGGGATGTGGTTGCTGCCATTCGTCTTTCCCGCGCCACCATGCAAAAGATTAAGCAGAATTTATTCTGGGCATTTATTTATAACACCATTGGGATTCCGATCGCTGCACTGGGCTTCCTCAACCCAATTATCGCAGCAGCAGCAATGGCACTCAGTTCGCTTTCTGTCATTGTCAACTCTTCACTGCTCAAAGGCTTGAAGTTATCCACCCGTTAAATTTTGATTCTATAGTTCGGGAAAAATTTTTAGCTAAAGAGCGATCGCGCTCAACAAAATCATTTTTCTTTCAAAAACAGAGGTTTATATGACATCTCATACACATCACCCAGGAACTCATCACATCAATCGCTCCACCACCAGGCTTCGGATGCGATCGCTCTTTATTGCCACCGCTGTCATGTCAGCCGTAGCCTACACCATTTGCGTTGTCTTTATTGTACTTGCGCCACAGGCGACAATAGGGTTTTTCGGTTACATTCTCCATGCCGATCTGAGCAACATTGCCCGTTCTGTCAGCTTCGGCAGCTTCATTGTGGGACTGCTGGCTTGGTCTCTGGGTACGGGACTCTATGCTGCTCTCATCGCTCGGCTCTACAACCAGATTTCATCAAGGGTTTAGGAGGCTTTTATGTTTGACAAAATTATTGCAGCAGTAGACACTTCAAAAGTTAACAAACATGTTTTTAGCAAAGCTCTCGAACTGGCTAAATTAACAGGCGCACAACTTAAGATACTGCACGTACTGTCTCCTGAAGAAAATGGATGCCCTGATGTGACGGGGTATCTCAGAACTTACTACTCTTCTGAAACATTCGATCGAGCAGAAGAACACGGTCAACAATTGTGGGAAAGGTTTACTCAAAAATGCCTGCAAATGGTTCAGTCTTATGAAGATGAAGCAGAAGTCGCAGGGGTCAATACGGAATGTTGTCAGGTTTCTGGCAGCCCCGGTCTGACTATTTGTGAAGTTGCCCGAAGTTGGGGTGCTGATTTAATCGTTATCGGGCGACGGGGGCATTTGTCGAAATTGGAAGAACTCGTACTTGGTAGCGTCAGCAAATATGTACTCCACCATGCATCCTGTGCAGTACTGGTCGTTCCCCGTTTTGGTTAAATTAGTAATCATTGGTCTTTCTAAAATCGGGAATATTAGAACAGGACTTACCCACTTCAGCATTGTAACCCCTGGCGCTCGCTAAATTTTAGGGCTAATTTTTATGGATAAACTTAAATTGAACCGCCGACAATTTTTCATTCTCAGTGCTGCTAGTGCAGGAGCGGTCTTACTCTCCCCACAACAGTCGGGAAGAACACAAATTTCAAGCGATCGGCAAATAGCCAAGTCACAGGTTTATTCTAGCACCGACGGACTTTTAGATTTCGACCTCGAAGCCAGTTACCGTCCTGTAAATCTAGGAGGCATTCGGGCCGATCTCTTAGCCTACAACGGACAGATTTCAGGACCTCGCTTGGAAGCTAAACCAGGAGATACGCTGCGTCTTCGCTTTACCAATAACCTGACTCAACCTACCAACCTGCACTATCATGGCTTGCACGTCACCCCCACTGGTAATGGCGATAATGTTTTTTTAGAAATTCCTCCTGGGGAAGCTTTAACCTACGAATTTACCATACCTTCTAATCATCCAGCGGGAACGTTTTGGTATCATCCCCACCTGCACGGTTTGGTAGCCGAACAGATTTTTGGAGGTTTGGCAGGATTATTTATCGTTAGAGGAGAATTGGATGAAATTACCGAAATTAAAGCAGCGAAAGAAGAATTTTTATTTCTCAAGGATTTCGAGCTAGACAGAAACGGACAGATTGTTCAGCCTTCCCCTATGGCACGGATGACTGGAAGAGAAGGAAGTTTGGTAACCGTCAACGGTCAAATCAAACCCACTTTCTCCATTGCTACTGGTGGTTTGTTACGCTTGCGTTTGGTTAATGCGTCAACATCTCGCTTTTACCGACTGGAACTCGAAAACCATCCTCTTTATTTAATTGCTACGGACGGAGGTTCTCTCTCAGAACCAGTAGAAGTTAGAGAACTACTGCTATCTCCTGGAGAAAGAGCTGAGGTTTTGGTGCGAGGGGAGAGAGAACCTGGACTATACCGTTTATTAAATCTGCCTTACGATCGTGGGGGGATGGGTATGATGGGTAGGGGCATGATGGGTAGGGGCATGAGAGGTGGCAGTTTTACCCAGAGAAATCCTGAAACCTTAGCTACTTTTACCTATAGTGATTCAATTGCTTCACTTCCCTTACCCCAGAAGCTCATTCCTGTAGAAGCACTGCCAGAACCCGATACAGTAAGACGCTTTGAGATTAATCACGGTATGACTCCTGGGATGGGTATGGTTTTTCTCATTAACGGTCAAACCTTCAGCCCCAATCGCATCGATACTCAGGTACGTTTGAACTCAGTTGAAGATTGGGAATTTAACAATATAGGAGTGATGGATCATCCCTTACACATTCACGTCAATAATTTTCAGATAATCTCGCGTAACGGCAGAGCCTCGCCCTATCGGGCTTGGAAGGATACGGTTGTCGTTTCTCCTGGGGAAACTGTTCGCATCCGCACCCGTTTTGCCGATTTTACAGGAAAAACCGTCTATCACTGCCATATTTTCGATCACGAGGACTTGGGCATGATGGGCATTATGGAAATTACTTAATTAAGAGGAAATATTTATGACTCATCATTCTCGAACTGCTTGGCGGTGGCGATCGCCCTCTGGCATCGCTTTATTAGTTTTCCTAGGGATTGCTGCGTTTTTTCTCGTAACCGAACATTGGGCGCATATAATTCCCGTCTTGCCTTGGTTGCTGCTACTAGCTTGTCCTTTTATGCATTTATTCATGCACGGCGGTCATGGCGGTCATGGTAGTCACGGCAGTCCTAACAACGATTCTGAAGGAGGTCAACGATGAACCATCCCCCTGCCTACGGACTTTGGTTTTTAGTAATTATTAACTCTTTAGTTTTTATCATCTTTGCTTTTAGCTTCACTAAACCGCAAAGCCCACGGGATTGGCGTTCATTTGGTGCTTTTTCCGCTTTTATCGTGGCACTATTTACGGAAATGTATGGGTTTCCTCTAACGATTTATCTGCTCTCGGGCTGGCTGCAAACTCGCTACCCCAAGCTCGATCTCCTCTCTCATGATGCCGGGCATCTATGGTGGACAATCTTAGGTATGGAAGGGAATCCCCATTTTAATTTCCTTCATATTCTGAGTAATGTCTTTATTTTACTGGGCTTTATTTTACTCGCTTCTGCTTGGAAAGTACTCTATGAAGCCCAGCGTAGTCAGACCCTAGCTATTGCAGGACCCTACGCTAGCATTCGCCATCCCCAATACGTTGCTTTTATCACCATTATGCTCGGTTTTTTACTTCAATGGCCGACTATTTTGACCTTGCTGATGTTTCCCATACTTGTTTTCATGTACTCCAGACTGGCATTGCAAGAGGAACGTGAAATGCGATTTAAATTCGGTCAAAAGTACGATCGTTATGCTGCAAACACCCCCGCCTTTTTACCGCGTTTTGGTAGAGCAGCCAAGGATAAAAGCTAAATTGAGCAATGTATCATGTTAGCCTCTCAATGTAACCTTTACAGAGCAATCGCAATGAATTGCTATTTTTGGTCTACCTCACCAGGAACGGCTTTTAATGTCGTCCAATGGGCAGAGGGATTACTCCATCACGTGGTGGTTGCTGTAAAAGTTTTTCTGGAAGGAACTGCTATCTCGATTATTGTCATTGCCGCAATTCGGACGCTTTTAAAGTTCCTCCGTTCA
Proteins encoded in this window:
- a CDS encoding methyltransferase family protein, translating into MNHPPAYGLWFLVIINSLVFIIFAFSFTKPQSPRDWRSFGAFSAFIVALFTEMYGFPLTIYLLSGWLQTRYPKLDLLSHDAGHLWWTILGMEGNPHFNFLHILSNVFILLGFILLASAWKVLYEAQRSQTLAIAGPYASIRHPQYVAFITIMLGFLLQWPTILTLLMFPILVFMYSRLALQEEREMRFKFGQKYDRYAANTPAFLPRFGRAAKDKS
- a CDS encoding universal stress protein → MFDKIIAAVDTSKVNKHVFSKALELAKLTGAQLKILHVLSPEENGCPDVTGYLRTYYSSETFDRAEEHGQQLWERFTQKCLQMVQSYEDEAEVAGVNTECCQVSGSPGLTICEVARSWGADLIVIGRRGHLSKLEELVLGSVSKYVLHHASCAVLVVPRFG
- a CDS encoding heavy metal translocating P-type ATPase, with translation MTTEKNALAQDPICGMMVPKATSLKSERGGKTYYFCSPHCQHAFESRGDRTHHQSNTANSSRHRHREHGSISHHHQNDGGTAVATAPNQMAKDPICGMVIPKATALKTDRGGRTYYFCSQSCLNTFLDPERELKTMRTRVTVAMAGVLMLAVLRAAAFIGLAAGVTLVTWVPIPFLPWFTWGVWLFLLTTPVQFIGGWSFYVGAWKALRSRYINMDFLIALGTSVAYFYSVAVIFFPDALPVRVEERDVYFEVSAVIIAFVLLGKYMEEIIKKNSSAAVRKLLDLKPATARVIRDGEEMEVPAEYVMVGETVVVRPGEKIPTDGIVIEGTSSVDESMLTGESIPVEKTSGSTVIGGTLNRTGLFRFEATRVGSETALAQIIKIVEEAQASTAQVQRLADRVTGYFVPAVVAIAVLALIGWLLAGNFPQALLSFIAVLIISCPCALGIATPAALMVGVGKGAETGILIRGGEVLERAEKLTTVIFDKTGTLTRGEPSVTDIIALERYPEDEVLRIAAAVEAGSEHPLGEAIVREAKHEHIDLPPVRDFAAIPGHGIEGTINGDRVLLGNRRLFRERGYSITSEIEELLSGLESDGKTAMSIGCNQKVLGAIAVADTLKPEAQEAVAALRREKVKVVLLTGDNQRTAEAIARQIGIERVIAEVLPGDKAQVVRDLQNRREVVAMVGDGVNDAPALATADIGIAIGSGADVAKETGGIILVKNDVRDVVAAIRLSRATMQKIKQNLFWAFIYNTIGIPIAALGFLNPIIAAAAMALSSLSVIVNSSLLKGLKLSTR
- a CDS encoding heavy-metal-associated domain-containing protein, whose protein sequence is MSETSRLQLENMMCEFCAETIERAVQSLPGVSKCEVDMATKQVTIQHNSERVNLERIQQALAKVGYKSQPLTSTLP
- a CDS encoding DUF2933 domain-containing protein yields the protein MTHHSRTAWRWRSPSGIALLVFLGIAAFFLVTEHWAHIIPVLPWLLLLACPFMHLFMHGGHGGHGSHGSPNNDSEGGQR
- a CDS encoding DUF5676 family membrane protein — translated: MTSHTHHPGTHHINRSTTRLRMRSLFIATAVMSAVAYTICVVFIVLAPQATIGFFGYILHADLSNIARSVSFGSFIVGLLAWSLGTGLYAALIARLYNQISSRV
- a CDS encoding iron uptake porin; its protein translation is MVQLSWSNLRSISAIFATAFLFGQNSASAQIQPNASISTSEQRNPAQAQPGNNSETLIENIRQYSNLETSNTESMSQVTNVNQLRDVSPTDWAYEALRSLVDRYGCIAGFPNQTYRGSQPLTRYEFAAGLNSCLNQIERLIASNESVSQEDLESMQRLAQEFEAELATLGGRVDEIESRTAVLEDNQFSTTTKLNGTVIFNAGGAFGSELQADSDVALEDEFTLSYRTRLNFDTSFMGEDRLRVRLQAGNFNSFADATGTDMARLAFDDSSENSIEINDLSYRFPLGDNIRIWLGANGTDLNDFGDIHNPYLESTDTGSLNRFFNYNPFIFRTGAQQAIGANVKFTDSLGLDLAYLTGDAEEPSETNGLFNGDYTAIGQLNWKPIESLSLGLAGGYSYYPGDDVNLSGSTGSSIARQPFGEIPTSAIRAGVQGSWEINSKLNLAAWGGYINAEAKDDFRDGDNADLWNWVASLSLLDLGKEGAIFTVAGGMPPKATDVDGGTADLDTSYIIEAQYKFPLSENILITPGAYVILNPNHNENNDSIWVGAIRTNFSF
- a CDS encoding multicopper oxidase family protein, whose protein sequence is MDKLKLNRRQFFILSAASAGAVLLSPQQSGRTQISSDRQIAKSQVYSSTDGLLDFDLEASYRPVNLGGIRADLLAYNGQISGPRLEAKPGDTLRLRFTNNLTQPTNLHYHGLHVTPTGNGDNVFLEIPPGEALTYEFTIPSNHPAGTFWYHPHLHGLVAEQIFGGLAGLFIVRGELDEITEIKAAKEEFLFLKDFELDRNGQIVQPSPMARMTGREGSLVTVNGQIKPTFSIATGGLLRLRLVNASTSRFYRLELENHPLYLIATDGGSLSEPVEVRELLLSPGERAEVLVRGEREPGLYRLLNLPYDRGGMGMMGRGMMGRGMRGGSFTQRNPETLATFTYSDSIASLPLPQKLIPVEALPEPDTVRRFEINHGMTPGMGMVFLINGQTFSPNRIDTQVRLNSVEDWEFNNIGVMDHPLHIHVNNFQIISRNGRASPYRAWKDTVVVSPGETVRIRTRFADFTGKTVYHCHIFDHEDLGMMGIMEIT